A stretch of Deinococcus roseus DNA encodes these proteins:
- a CDS encoding ThuA domain-containing protein → MIRVTIWNENRHEKRNPKVTAIYPEGIHGALKQGLEAYGFDARTAVLDEPEHGLTDEVLAATDVLVWWGHLAHGEVEDAVVEKVQKRVLDGMGLIVLHSGHFSKIFKKLMGTTCDLKWREANDKERLWVINHSHPIMEGVGEYVEIDAEEMYGEPFDIPTPDELLMVSWFSGGEVFRSAVTYRRGFGKIFYFRPGHETYPTYHNAQVVRIIANGVKWAAPALHDPRKFGNARALEAGVE, encoded by the coding sequence ATGATTCGAGTCACCATATGGAATGAAAACCGCCACGAGAAACGCAACCCCAAAGTCACTGCCATTTACCCCGAAGGCATCCATGGAGCCCTCAAGCAGGGTCTGGAAGCTTATGGTTTTGATGCCAGAACCGCTGTTCTGGACGAACCCGAGCATGGCCTGACCGATGAAGTGCTGGCCGCCACCGATGTGCTGGTCTGGTGGGGTCACCTGGCCCACGGTGAAGTGGAAGATGCAGTGGTGGAAAAAGTTCAGAAGCGCGTTCTGGACGGTATGGGTTTGATTGTGCTGCACTCCGGTCACTTTTCAAAGATCTTCAAGAAGCTGATGGGCACCACCTGCGACCTGAAATGGCGGGAAGCCAACGACAAAGAGCGCCTGTGGGTGATCAACCACTCCCACCCGATCATGGAAGGGGTGGGCGAATATGTGGAAATTGACGCCGAAGAGATGTACGGAGAGCCTTTCGACATTCCCACGCCAGATGAACTGCTGATGGTGAGCTGGTTCTCTGGTGGCGAGGTGTTCAGAAGTGCCGTCACCTACCGCAGAGGCTTCGGAAAGATTTTCTATTTCCGTCCTGGACACGAAACCTACCCCACCTATCACAATGCCCAGGTGGTTCGCATCATCGCCAACGGGGTGAAGTGGGCCGCTCCCGCCCTGCATGATCCCAGAAAATTTGGCAATGCCAGAGCGCTGGAAGCAGGGGTCGAGTGA
- a CDS encoding Gfo/Idh/MocA family protein, translating to MAEVQPFRVALVGGGNIAGAHYKGYTAAGAQIVAFVEPFEVTRIRRESEWAIPGYATMAELLEKADFEAVSICTPNAFHHGLTLEAAKAGKHVLCEKPLSMSIEQCDEMIQVCKDAGVVLQTGHHLRSNLYVEQAKQIIEAGGIGKITFIRLRQAHDWSGSETVSPAFGSIAQAGGGTMLDNGCHMYDLARHFVGDVKNIFARMSTLKFDIEVEDVSVANLEFVSGTLGSVENSWTATGWEEGFWIYGTQGVLECQIRNGVPRYLKHITRVGGNRDWSRPDEVLYTFNSEGGHPRQVVNFMRSIREGGKVICTGEDGRESVRLVLQGYESAKTGQPIQLQ from the coding sequence ATGGCAGAAGTGCAACCTTTCAGGGTGGCCCTGGTGGGTGGGGGCAACATCGCCGGAGCCCACTACAAGGGTTACACTGCAGCCGGAGCCCAGATTGTGGCTTTTGTGGAGCCTTTTGAAGTGACCCGCATCCGCCGGGAATCCGAGTGGGCCATTCCCGGGTATGCCACCATGGCAGAACTGCTGGAAAAAGCCGATTTCGAGGCGGTCAGCATCTGCACCCCCAATGCCTTTCACCATGGCCTGACCCTGGAAGCGGCAAAAGCGGGCAAGCACGTGCTGTGCGAAAAACCCCTCTCCATGTCCATTGAGCAGTGCGATGAGATGATCCAGGTGTGCAAAGACGCTGGCGTGGTGCTGCAGACTGGCCATCACCTGCGCAGCAACCTGTATGTTGAGCAGGCCAAGCAGATCATCGAGGCGGGTGGCATCGGCAAAATCACTTTCATCCGGTTGCGTCAGGCCCACGACTGGAGTGGCAGTGAAACCGTTTCTCCTGCCTTCGGATCCATTGCCCAGGCAGGGGGCGGCACCATGCTGGACAACGGATGCCACATGTACGACCTGGCCCGGCACTTCGTGGGGGATGTCAAAAACATCTTTGCCCGCATGTCCACCCTCAAATTTGACATCGAGGTGGAAGACGTGAGTGTGGCCAACCTGGAGTTCGTTTCTGGAACCCTGGGCAGTGTGGAGAACTCCTGGACCGCCACCGGATGGGAAGAAGGGTTCTGGATTTACGGCACCCAGGGTGTGCTCGAATGCCAGATCCGCAACGGGGTGCCCCGTTACCTCAAGCACATCACCCGTGTGGGCGGAAACCGCGACTGGAGCCGCCCAGATGAAGTGCTCTACACCTTCAACTCCGAAGGTGGGCACCCCAGACAGGTGGTCAACTTCATGCGCAGCATCCGCGAGGGAGGCAAAGTGATTTGCACCGGAGAGGACGGACGGGAAAGCGTGCGTCTGGTGCTGCAGGGCTACGAGAGTGCGAAAACTGGACAACCCATCCAGTTGCAGTGA
- a CDS encoding sugar phosphate isomerase/epimerase family protein produces the protein MPRPVTLFTGQWADLPLSELAPLAKAMGYDGLELACWGDHFNVQEALSNPDYVKEKLELLHQHDLRVYAISNHLVGQAVCDLIDERHKSILPEHVWGDGDPEGVRKRAAEEMMDTARAAQALGVKVVNGFTGSSVWHSIYAFPPTSQDFWEAGFEDFGKRWSIILDVFDHCDVNFALEVHPTEIAFDIATAERAIKAVNNHPRFGFNYDPSHLGYQHVDYIRFIRQFADRIFHAHMKDVWWGHGDGSVGVFGGHTNFGDHRRYWDFRSLGHGDIKFEDVIVALNDINYSGPLSVEWEDIRMDRVHGATESAAFVRKLDFTPSKLAFDAAFDRKKQ, from the coding sequence ATGCCAAGACCTGTGACGCTTTTCACCGGACAGTGGGCCGATTTGCCCCTCTCAGAACTTGCCCCCCTCGCCAAAGCCATGGGCTACGATGGTCTGGAACTCGCCTGCTGGGGCGACCATTTCAATGTGCAAGAAGCCCTCAGCAACCCCGATTACGTCAAAGAAAAACTGGAGTTGTTGCACCAGCATGACCTCAGGGTTTATGCCATCAGCAACCATCTGGTCGGGCAGGCCGTGTGTGACCTCATCGACGAGCGCCACAAATCCATCCTCCCAGAGCATGTCTGGGGCGACGGCGACCCTGAAGGTGTGCGCAAACGCGCCGCAGAAGAAATGATGGACACCGCCAGAGCTGCACAGGCCCTCGGGGTCAAAGTGGTCAACGGTTTCACTGGATCCAGTGTCTGGCACTCCATTTATGCCTTTCCTCCAACCAGTCAAGACTTCTGGGAGGCTGGCTTTGAGGATTTCGGCAAGCGCTGGAGCATCATTCTGGATGTCTTTGACCACTGTGATGTGAATTTTGCCCTGGAAGTGCACCCCACCGAAATTGCCTTCGACATTGCCACTGCAGAGCGGGCCATCAAAGCCGTTAATAACCATCCCAGATTCGGGTTCAACTATGACCCCTCCCACCTGGGCTACCAGCATGTGGATTACATCCGTTTCATTCGCCAGTTTGCAGACCGCATCTTCCATGCCCACATGAAAGACGTCTGGTGGGGACACGGAGATGGCAGCGTGGGCGTTTTCGGAGGTCACACCAACTTCGGAGACCACCGCCGCTACTGGGACTTCCGCAGCCTGGGACACGGAGACATCAAGTTTGAAGATGTGATTGTGGCCCTCAACGACATCAACTACTCAGGGCCCCTGTCGGTGGAATGGGAAGACATCCGCATGGACCGCGTTCACGGGGCCACCGAGAGTGCTGCTTTTGTGCGCAAGCTGGACTTCACCCCCAGCAAACTGGCCTTCGATGCTGCCTTTGACAGGAAGAAACAATGA
- a CDS encoding Gfo/Idh/MocA family protein: MTLKYGMIGGGKDAFIGGVHRKAIALDSTAELVAGAFSSNPEKALASGKELGVKRNYPTWEAMLEGELALPEEERIDFVVIVTPNHMHYPTAKAFAEAGFNVVSDKPLVHSSEQAEDLVRIVQEKGVVFGVTYNYTGYPMVRQAREMVRRGDLGKIRKVIVEYNQGWLATRLEETGAKQADWRTDPKRSGIAGAMGDIGSHAENLMGSITGLHISHICADLTTFVEGRQLDDDGNVLLRFENGAKGVLIASQIEIGMENDLRIRVFGEKGSLVWHQEDPNSLEFHRLGEPVQILKRGNDYLCDAAKKATRIPAGHPEAFLEAFANIYRGVAEAIEARKAGTPLTEFEFPTVQEGAIGVKFIEKVVESSHSDQKWTEF; the protein is encoded by the coding sequence ATGACCCTCAAGTACGGCATGATCGGGGGCGGCAAGGACGCTTTCATCGGAGGGGTGCACCGCAAAGCCATTGCCCTGGATTCCACGGCAGAACTGGTGGCTGGCGCATTTTCCAGCAACCCCGAAAAAGCCCTGGCCTCTGGAAAAGAACTGGGCGTCAAGCGCAACTACCCGACCTGGGAAGCCATGCTGGAAGGCGAACTGGCCCTCCCTGAAGAGGAACGCATTGATTTTGTGGTGATCGTGACCCCCAACCACATGCACTACCCCACAGCGAAAGCTTTTGCAGAAGCGGGTTTCAATGTGGTGAGCGACAAACCCCTGGTGCACAGCAGCGAGCAGGCCGAGGACCTGGTGCGCATCGTGCAGGAAAAGGGGGTGGTGTTCGGGGTGACCTACAATTACACCGGATACCCCATGGTCCGTCAGGCCCGTGAAATGGTGCGTCGGGGCGACCTGGGCAAGATCCGCAAGGTGATTGTGGAGTACAACCAGGGCTGGCTGGCCACCAGACTCGAAGAAACCGGAGCCAAGCAAGCAGACTGGCGCACCGATCCCAAACGCTCAGGAATTGCTGGAGCGATGGGGGACATCGGGTCCCATGCCGAAAACCTGATGGGCAGCATCACCGGACTGCACATTTCCCACATCTGCGCAGATTTGACCACCTTTGTGGAAGGCCGCCAGCTTGATGATGACGGCAACGTGCTGCTGAGGTTTGAGAATGGTGCGAAAGGCGTGCTGATCGCCTCCCAGATCGAAATCGGGATGGAGAACGACCTGAGGATCCGGGTGTTTGGCGAGAAAGGTTCTCTGGTGTGGCATCAGGAAGACCCCAATTCCCTTGAATTCCACCGTCTGGGCGAGCCTGTGCAGATCCTCAAACGTGGAAATGACTACCTGTGCGACGCTGCCAAGAAAGCCACCCGCATTCCTGCAGGACACCCTGAGGCTTTCCTGGAAGCTTTTGCCAACATCTACCGGGGTGTTGCAGAAGCCATTGAGGCCCGCAAAGCCGGGACCCCTCTGACCGAGTTTGAATTTCCCACAGTGCAGGAGGGTGCAATTGGGGTGAAGTTCATCGAGAAAGTGGTGGAGAGCAGCCACTCAGACCAGAAGTGGACTGAATTTTAA
- a CDS encoding aminopeptidase, translating into MLTFEQKLRNYSEIALNIGLGLKPGQRLLISCPVEAAPLARMVTEAAYRLETRLVEVLWEDDAVLLSRFQHSRHNNFDEVPHWHSRIHLEHAQRGDPILSIRASNPQLLQGQDPEKVRACNLAFSQSRARYLQEVYNNTFAWSILGVPTQGWAAAVFPDVSASQQQDRLWDAIFAATRADQENALQLWQDHIQNLQQQANLLNARKYTALHFKSPQTDLTIGLPEGHSWETAQHRTTRGALFFANIPSEEVFTLPHREQVDGRVSSTRPLVHQGQLIRNFTVQFKAGKAVHVQAEEGEAALKHLLSTDEGSAFLGEVALVSASSPIQQSGIFFYSTLFDENAASHLAFGQAYPGSLQGGLDMDRATFAAHGGNNSLIHVDFMVGSSDMDVDGILPDGTHEPVMHHGEFVLQNKA; encoded by the coding sequence ATGCTGACCTTTGAACAAAAGTTGCGCAATTACAGTGAAATTGCCCTCAACATCGGATTGGGCTTGAAACCGGGCCAGCGCCTGCTGATCAGTTGCCCAGTGGAAGCCGCACCTCTGGCCCGGATGGTCACGGAAGCCGCTTACAGGCTGGAAACCCGTCTGGTGGAGGTGCTGTGGGAAGACGATGCAGTGTTGCTCAGCCGCTTTCAGCATTCCAGGCACAACAATTTTGATGAGGTCCCCCATTGGCACAGCCGCATCCACCTGGAACACGCCCAGAGGGGAGATCCCATCCTCTCCATCCGGGCTTCCAATCCCCAGTTGCTGCAAGGGCAGGATCCCGAAAAAGTGCGTGCCTGCAATCTGGCTTTCAGTCAGTCCAGAGCCCGTTACCTGCAAGAGGTGTACAACAACACTTTCGCCTGGAGCATCCTGGGGGTGCCCACCCAGGGCTGGGCCGCAGCTGTCTTTCCCGATGTGTCAGCCAGTCAGCAGCAAGACAGGCTCTGGGATGCCATTTTCGCTGCAACACGCGCAGATCAGGAAAACGCTTTGCAACTCTGGCAGGACCACATTCAAAACCTGCAACAGCAAGCAAACCTCCTGAACGCCAGAAAATACACCGCCTTGCACTTCAAAAGCCCCCAGACAGACCTCACCATCGGGCTACCGGAAGGCCATTCCTGGGAAACCGCTCAGCACAGAACCACCCGTGGAGCACTGTTTTTTGCCAACATCCCTTCCGAGGAGGTGTTCACCCTCCCCCACCGGGAACAGGTGGATGGCAGGGTCAGCAGCACCAGACCGCTGGTGCATCAGGGACAGCTGATCCGCAACTTTACTGTCCAGTTCAAGGCAGGCAAGGCCGTCCATGTGCAGGCCGAGGAGGGCGAAGCCGCCCTGAAACACTTGCTCTCCACCGATGAGGGCTCTGCCTTCCTGGGTGAGGTGGCGCTGGTGTCGGCTTCCAGCCCCATCCAGCAGTCCGGGATCTTTTTCTACAGCACCCTTTTCGATGAAAACGCAGCTTCACATCTGGCTTTTGGACAGGCTTATCCGGGCAGCCTGCAAGGAGGTCTGGACATGGACCGGGCCACTTTTGCAGCCCATGGAGGCAACAACAGCCTGATCCATGTGGATTTCATGGTGGGCAGCAGTGACATGGATGTGGACGGCATCCTGCCTGATGGCACCCATGAACCCGTGATGCATCACGGAGAGTTTGTGCTTCAGAACAAAGCATAA
- a CDS encoding TetR/AcrR family transcriptional regulator, giving the protein MTEQRLSRKKPYHHGDLRNALLQLGSELLATEGLSGFGLREIARRAGVSNAAIYRHFPDRDALLAELAMEGFRTLISWHQTSGEQQEPDPIRALEIAVLVYLKFAAKHPNLLRVMFGDLLSRHQAFPEVARLSIEAFVQLEQLIHKGQQAGVFGEGHVGEKALMCWGMMHGIAQIRMEQIVLPGIPESPLETLAHMMAQQLAQGL; this is encoded by the coding sequence ATGACAGAGCAACGTCTTTCCAGAAAAAAACCTTACCACCATGGGGATTTGCGCAATGCCCTTTTGCAACTGGGCAGTGAACTGCTGGCCACCGAGGGCCTCAGTGGTTTTGGACTCAGGGAAATTGCCCGCCGTGCCGGGGTGAGCAATGCGGCCATTTACCGGCATTTCCCGGACCGGGATGCCCTGCTGGCAGAACTGGCCATGGAGGGGTTCAGAACCTTGATTTCCTGGCACCAGACTTCTGGGGAACAGCAAGAGCCCGATCCCATCCGGGCGCTGGAGATCGCTGTGCTGGTGTACCTGAAGTTTGCTGCAAAGCATCCCAACCTGCTGAGGGTGATGTTTGGTGACTTGCTGTCCAGGCACCAGGCGTTTCCTGAGGTGGCGCGGTTGTCCATCGAAGCTTTTGTGCAATTGGAACAGTTGATCCACAAAGGGCAGCAGGCGGGTGTGTTTGGTGAGGGCCATGTGGGAGAGAAGGCCCTGATGTGCTGGGGCATGATGCATGGCATCGCCCAGATCCGCATGGAGCAGATTGTGCTGCCGGGCATTCCAGAAAGCCCCCTGGAAACCCTGGCCCACATGATGGCCCAGCAACTGGCTCAGGGTTTGTAG
- a CDS encoding nuclear transport factor 2 family protein, producing the protein MKKHLALTLLALTTSISHAQSFQSIRKGLDLYAQIWAENDPAKRAVLMKEGLTEDFHFMNNRTQSVGHSGFEDFVVSMKSSFPGLVVVFGPLAQHHNVARVAWQLRRPDQSLLAEGFDVLGFDESGKIKSLTGFVGPFNTEIPE; encoded by the coding sequence ATGAAAAAACACCTTGCTTTGACCCTGCTTGCCCTGACCACTTCCATCAGCCATGCCCAGTCTTTTCAGTCCATCCGCAAAGGCCTCGACCTTTATGCGCAAATCTGGGCCGAAAACGATCCGGCAAAACGTGCAGTGCTGATGAAAGAAGGCCTCACCGAGGATTTTCATTTCATGAACAACCGCACCCAATCGGTGGGCCACTCTGGCTTTGAAGACTTCGTGGTCAGCATGAAAAGCTCCTTCCCTGGGCTCGTGGTGGTGTTCGGTCCGCTGGCGCAGCACCACAACGTGGCCCGCGTGGCCTGGCAGCTCAGAAGACCAGACCAGTCGCTGCTGGCCGAAGGCTTTGATGTGCTGGGATTCGATGAATCCGGCAAAATCAAATCCCTGACTGGTTTTGTTGGCCCCTTCAACACCGAAATTCCCGAGTGA